From Xiphophorus hellerii strain 12219 chromosome 9, Xiphophorus_hellerii-4.1, whole genome shotgun sequence, a single genomic window includes:
- the rpf1 gene encoding ribosome production factor 1, producing the protein MDITEVPTEKGSKKKKKSMKAKTKVKNMEVKEESSATENQADPTTAFPPTFSVSEIKNKQRRHLMFMKFKQEKRKQKLQLKKKRRKEREALGDKAPPKEVPKTIENQRVFDETAVDPEDEEVAFDEGTDEFSAYFNGLTNPKVLITTSDRPRGRTVRFCEQLASVIPNAHVYYRRGLALKRIIPQCVARDFTYMMVINQDRLVPNGLVLCHLPDGPTAHFKVSSVRVRKEIKRRGKEPTEHYPEVILNNFTTRLGHSIGRLFAALFPQNPQFVGRQVATFHNQRDFIFFRFHRYIFKNEKKVGIQELGPRFTLKLRSLQKGTFDSKYGEYEWVLKRHEMDACRRKFQL; encoded by the exons AAGGAAGAGAGCAGCGCCACGGAGAACCAGGCCGATCCGACAACTGCGTTTCCCCCCACATTCAGTGTCTCCGAGATCAAGAACAAACAGCGGAGGCACCTCATGTTCATGAAGTTCAAGCAGGAGAAGAGGAAG CAAAAACttcaactgaagaaaaaaaggagaaaagaaagggaaGCATTAGGTGACAAG GCGCCACCAAAGGAAGTCCCCAAAACGATAGAAAACCAGAGAGTGTTTGATGAGACAGCAGTTGATCCAGAAGACGAAGAG GTtgcttttgatgagggaacTGATGAATTTTCAGCATATTTTAACGGGTTGACAAATCCCAAAGTGCTCATCACTACATCAGACAGACCCAGAGGG AGAACAGTGAGGTTTTGTGAGCAGCTGGCCAGTGTCATCCCAAACGCCCATGTTTACTACAGAAGAGGCCTCGCCCTAAAGAGGATCATTCCCCAGTGTGTTGCCAGGGACTTCACATACATGATGGTCATCAACCAGGATCGCCTGGTGCCCA ACGGTTTGGTTCTCTGTCACCTTCCTGACGGGCCAACTGCACATTTCAAAGTCAGCAGTGTTCGAGTAAGAAAAGAGATAAAG agACGAGGTAAAGAGCCAACCGAACACTATCCAGAGGTCATTCTCAACAACTTCACCACCCGCCTCGGACACAGCATTGGTCGTCTGTTCGCCGCTCTGTTCCCACAGAACCCTCAGTTTGTGGGTCGACAGGTCGCCACCTTTCACAACCAGAGAGATTTCATCTTTTTCAGATTCCACAG GTATATCTTCAAGAACGAGAAGAAAGTTGGTATTCAGGAGCTGGGACCTCGCTTCACTCTAAAACTCCGATCTCTGCAGAAGGGCACGTTCGACTCCAAGTACGGAGAGTATGAATGGGTGCTGAAG cgCCACGAGATGGATGCCTGCAGACGGAAGTTCCAGCTTTGA
- the LOC116725974 gene encoding guanine nucleotide-binding protein G(I)/G(S)/G(O) subunit gamma-5 — protein sequence MPGPSNIVAMKKVVQQLRFEAGINRVKVSQAAADLQQFCLQNAQQDPLLTGMSSSNNPFRPQKVCSFL from the exons ATGCCGGGACCATCCAACATTGTCGCCATGAAGAAAGTTGTTCAACAGTTGCGCTTTGAAGCGGGTATAAACAGAGTTAAG GTCTCGCAGGCCGCAGCGGACCTCCAGCAGTTTTGCCTCCAGAACGCCCAGCAGGACCCCCTGCTCACCGGCATGTCTTCCAGCAACAACCCGTTCAGACCGCAGAAAGTCTGCTCCTTCCTATAG
- the spata1 gene encoding spermatogenesis-associated protein 1 isoform X1, whose protein sequence is MELLCESVRFTEDSMRPASSKLLELHVLFVPADQWDMKLNKVPAEATESFISAGFIRVYPETTLQTLRGELAALLGAERSIHKFSFLKCVGRSLALVKGKQETNLKVKTFAPPYAAQPELYLLPTGEADSTFCSQSFTMDSSSSSPEHQVCLHPSKMCSVATGTKKAIKFPHISQCSQQPVPVSVLEEEREDEEDESSCSSSSSEDEAPGFIRRTEPEICAGKPQNQRVLKLIALRKALEICEANSAHAVWSAETEEICRKTIYQPKDTHSGAAESLEDHSLGFLLTDSVGDSKCKGPDREKTTRNKPTNGMLEGPAMLPQPVQCTASPRGPDSASDKAVSASLDFLSNREALMEEIKMVREERKQLEWTRQQLLRKGKDLLAQNRHRRNQARDSWKKKYFETKKTTAPLEEHLRNLRQELELFHNKVLHQLQAREKARRQGRSSEKNELIIQIMKESYEVDNLKRKVDDAKMKLITEIKLRKQAATELRDLKTELSQKKNQSSPSWMDWKHNTGQSTSLKQLLHRRQEDCSS, encoded by the exons ATGGAGCTGTTGTGTGAATCAGTGAGATTTACAGAGGACAGCATGAGACCGGCAAGCAGTAAG CTTTTGGAGCTCCATGTGCTGTTTGTGCCAGCTGATCAGTGGGATATGAAACTCAATAAAGTCCCAGCTGAAGCTACAGagagttttatttctgctggCTTCATCAG GGTTTATCCTGAAACCACCCTGCAGACTCTGAGGGGTGAGCTGGCTGCTCTGCTTGGCGCTGAGAGGAGCATCCATAAATTCTCCTTCCTGAAATGCGTGGGCCGCAGTCTGGCGCTG GTCAAAGGCAAACAGGAGACAAATCTGAAAGTGAAAACATTCGCCCCACCGTAT GCGGCTCAGCCGGAGCTGTACCTTCTGCCCACAGGAGAGGCAGACAGCACTTTCTGCTCTCAGTCCTTCACCATGgattccagcagcagctccccAGAGCACCAGGTCTGTCTCCACCCTTCCAAGATGTGCAGCGTGGCAACAGGGACAAAGAAGGCCATTAAATTCCCCCACAtctcccagtgttcccagcAACCAGTTCCCGTCTCTGTGCTGGAAGAGGAACgtgaagatgaagaagatgaaagcagctgcagcagctcctcctcagaggaTGAAGCTCCAGGCTTCATCAGGAGAACAGAGCCAGAGATCTGTGCAGGGAAACCTCAGAATCAAAGGGTCCTAAAGCTGATAGCACTTAGAAAAG CGTTAGAGATATGTGAAGCTAATTCAGCCCACGCGGTTTGGTCAGCAGAAACAGAGGAGATCTGCCGAAAGACAATATATCAACCCAAGGACACACATTCAGGAGCAGCTGAGTCTCTGGAAGACCACAGTTTAGGCTTTTTGCTGACAGACAG TGTTGGGGACTCTAAGTGCAAAGGTCCAGACAGAGAGAAGACCACCAGAAATAAACCAACTAATGGG ATGTTGGAAGGTCCAGCCATGTTGCCGCAACCTGTTCAGTGTACAGCTTCACCCCGAGGTCCAGACTCGGCCTCCGATAAAGCAGTTTCTGCTTCGCTAGATTTTCTCTCCAACA GAGAGGCACTAATGGAGGAAATCAAAATGgtgagagaggagaggaagcagCTGGAGTGGACAAGACAGCAGCTTTTGAGAAAGGGAAAAGACTTGTTGGCTCAGAACCGACACCGCAGGAACCAAG CACGAGACAgctggaaaaagaaatattttgaaactaaGAAGACCACAGCACCATTGGAGGAGCATCTGAGAAACTTGAGGCAGGAACTGGAGCTATTTCACAACAAAGTTCTGCATCAGCTTCAAGCCAGAGAGAAAGCAAGGCGACAGGGGAGGTCCTCCGAGAAG AATGAGCTCATCATTCAGATCATGAAGGAGAGCTATGAGGTCGACAACCTGAAGAGGAAAGTAGACGATGCCAAGATGAAGCTGATAACAGAGATAAAG TTGAGGAAGCAGGCTGCTACTGAGCTCAGAGACCTGAAGACCGAACTTTCCCAAAAAAAGAATCAGTCATCTCCTTCCTGGATGGACTGGAAACACAACACGGGACAAAGCACAAGTTTAAAGCAGCTTCTTCATCGACGTCAGGAGGACTGCTCTTCCTAG
- the spata1 gene encoding spermatogenesis-associated protein 1 isoform X2, which yields MELLCESVRFTEDSMRPASSKLLELHVLFVPADQWDMKLNKVPAEATESFISAGFIRVYPETTLQTLRGELAALLGAERSIHKFSFLKCVGRSLALVKGKQETNLKVKTFAPPYAAQPELYLLPTGEADSTFCSQSFTMDSSSSSPEHQCSQQPVPVSVLEEEREDEEDESSCSSSSSEDEAPGFIRRTEPEICAGKPQNQRVLKLIALRKALEICEANSAHAVWSAETEEICRKTIYQPKDTHSGAAESLEDHSLGFLLTDSVGDSKCKGPDREKTTRNKPTNGMLEGPAMLPQPVQCTASPRGPDSASDKAVSASLDFLSNREALMEEIKMVREERKQLEWTRQQLLRKGKDLLAQNRHRRNQARDSWKKKYFETKKTTAPLEEHLRNLRQELELFHNKVLHQLQAREKARRQGRSSEKNELIIQIMKESYEVDNLKRKVDDAKMKLITEIKLRKQAATELRDLKTELSQKKNQSSPSWMDWKHNTGQSTSLKQLLHRRQEDCSS from the exons ATGGAGCTGTTGTGTGAATCAGTGAGATTTACAGAGGACAGCATGAGACCGGCAAGCAGTAAG CTTTTGGAGCTCCATGTGCTGTTTGTGCCAGCTGATCAGTGGGATATGAAACTCAATAAAGTCCCAGCTGAAGCTACAGagagttttatttctgctggCTTCATCAG GGTTTATCCTGAAACCACCCTGCAGACTCTGAGGGGTGAGCTGGCTGCTCTGCTTGGCGCTGAGAGGAGCATCCATAAATTCTCCTTCCTGAAATGCGTGGGCCGCAGTCTGGCGCTG GTCAAAGGCAAACAGGAGACAAATCTGAAAGTGAAAACATTCGCCCCACCGTAT GCGGCTCAGCCGGAGCTGTACCTTCTGCCCACAGGAGAGGCAGACAGCACTTTCTGCTCTCAGTCCTTCACCATGgattccagcagcagctccccAGAGCACCAG tgttcccagcAACCAGTTCCCGTCTCTGTGCTGGAAGAGGAACgtgaagatgaagaagatgaaagcagctgcagcagctcctcctcagaggaTGAAGCTCCAGGCTTCATCAGGAGAACAGAGCCAGAGATCTGTGCAGGGAAACCTCAGAATCAAAGGGTCCTAAAGCTGATAGCACTTAGAAAAG CGTTAGAGATATGTGAAGCTAATTCAGCCCACGCGGTTTGGTCAGCAGAAACAGAGGAGATCTGCCGAAAGACAATATATCAACCCAAGGACACACATTCAGGAGCAGCTGAGTCTCTGGAAGACCACAGTTTAGGCTTTTTGCTGACAGACAG TGTTGGGGACTCTAAGTGCAAAGGTCCAGACAGAGAGAAGACCACCAGAAATAAACCAACTAATGGG ATGTTGGAAGGTCCAGCCATGTTGCCGCAACCTGTTCAGTGTACAGCTTCACCCCGAGGTCCAGACTCGGCCTCCGATAAAGCAGTTTCTGCTTCGCTAGATTTTCTCTCCAACA GAGAGGCACTAATGGAGGAAATCAAAATGgtgagagaggagaggaagcagCTGGAGTGGACAAGACAGCAGCTTTTGAGAAAGGGAAAAGACTTGTTGGCTCAGAACCGACACCGCAGGAACCAAG CACGAGACAgctggaaaaagaaatattttgaaactaaGAAGACCACAGCACCATTGGAGGAGCATCTGAGAAACTTGAGGCAGGAACTGGAGCTATTTCACAACAAAGTTCTGCATCAGCTTCAAGCCAGAGAGAAAGCAAGGCGACAGGGGAGGTCCTCCGAGAAG AATGAGCTCATCATTCAGATCATGAAGGAGAGCTATGAGGTCGACAACCTGAAGAGGAAAGTAGACGATGCCAAGATGAAGCTGATAACAGAGATAAAG TTGAGGAAGCAGGCTGCTACTGAGCTCAGAGACCTGAAGACCGAACTTTCCCAAAAAAAGAATCAGTCATCTCCTTCCTGGATGGACTGGAAACACAACACGGGACAAAGCACAAGTTTAAAGCAGCTTCTTCATCGACGTCAGGAGGACTGCTCTTCCTAG
- the ctbs gene encoding di-N-acetylchitobiase, with protein sequence MLPFVVFLSVLLGVSGSGVCPCDRPELCQPIRGEREFEVFVFDVGGKTWKSYNWSMVTTVAAFGNYDAELMCFAHSKGARVVLKGDVHIPYIVDQANRTKWITEQVSLAKKQFMDGINIDVEQAVEDGSPEYYALTALVNESTETFHREIPGSQVSFDVAWSPKCIDKRCYDYVTIAKSCDLVFVMSYDEQSQITGDCIAMANAPFSQTLKAYGDYLDLKIHSNKLLMGVPWYGYDYPCVNLSQEGICYIPKVPFRGAPCSDAAGKQKTYKWIMKQLNSPTSSGRLWDDEQKAPYFYYKDETGQSHQVWYDDPQSLSPKADYVMSKGLRGIGMWNGNILDYSDDPVARQQTALMWNALLGSKLG encoded by the exons ATGTTGCCATTCGTTGTGTTTCTGTCGGTTCTGCTGGGAGTGAGCGGCTCCGGCGTGTGTCCGTGTGACAGGCCGGAGCTCTGTCAGCCAATCCggggagagagagagtttgAG gTGTTTGTATTTGATGTGGGGGGAAAGACATGGAAATCCTACAACTGGAGTATGGTGACGACAGTGGCCGCCTTTGGGAATTATGATGCTGAGCTAATGTGTTTCGCTCACTCAAAAGGAGCACGAGTTGTCCTCAAAG GTGACGTTCATATTCCCTACATTGTGGACCAAGCCAACAGGACCAAATGGATAACTGAGCAGGTCAGTTTAGCCAAGAAACAGTTCATGGACGGGATTAACATTGACGTTGAGCAAGCAGTGGAAGACGGCTCTCCAGAATACTACGCTCTGACAGCACTGGTCAATGAGTCGACAGAGACCTTCCACAGGGAAATCCCAGGCTCTCAG GTTTCATTTGATGTCGCCTGGTCACCAAAATGTATCGACAAGCGCTGTTATGATTACGTCACCATCGCCAAATCCTGTGACCTGGTGTTTGTGATGTCCTACGATGAGCAGAGCCAGATCACTGGAGACTGCATTGCAATGGCAAATGCCCCATTCAGCCAAACTCTAAAAG CCTATGGTGACTATTTGGATCTGAAGATTCATTCGAATAAGCTGCTGATGGGAGTGCCATGGTACGGCTATGACTATCCATGTGTTAACCTTTCTCAG GAGGGGATTTGTTACATACCTAAAGTCCCGTTCCGTGGAGCTCCTTGCAGTGATGCAgcgggaaaacaaaaaacatacaaatggATCATGAAGCAACTCAACAGCCCAACATCGTCCGGCAGACTGTGGGATGATGAGCAAAAAGCTCCTTACTTCTATTAcaag GATGAGACAGGACAGTCCCATCAGGTTTGGTACGATGACCCACAGAGTCTGTCCCCCAAAGCGGACTACGTCATGTCCAAAGGCCTCAGAGGCATCGGCATGTGGAACGGCAACATTTTGGACTACAGTGACGATCCTGTAGCCAGGCAACAGACCGCACTGATGTGGAATGCCCTGTTAGGATCCAAACTGGGATAA